One Mugil cephalus isolate CIBA_MC_2020 chromosome 10, CIBA_Mcephalus_1.1, whole genome shotgun sequence genomic window carries:
- the hapln3 gene encoding hyaluronan and proteoglycan link protein 3, translated as MLTLRRPLLDICLYLLLPAGEGRILGYNNGFHYQDISNGNGNGEIYFNGVRLFVESPQSSVSATRGSSVTLPCHYHYEPELATPRRTRVKWSWLPANTVTTTVPPEAFTRETEVMVAMGNRHRSYGNFQGRVRLRRSAPGDMSLVINELQLNDTGRYRCEVIDGLEDESVTVELELRGVVFPYYSQKGRYRFNFFGAHQACQDQDATLATFEQLFTAWEEGLDWCNAGWLADGTVQYPITTPRDGCGGADLDPGLRNYGQRHRLLHHYDAFCFSPSVKGTVYFLNHQTQLNFTEAVRACVNDGGEIAKVGQMYAAWRLMGLDRCDAGWLADGSVRYPITKARANCGPSEPGVRSFGFLPPYLKFGVYCYR; from the exons ATGCTGACTCTACGGCGCCCCCTCCTGGACATCTGCTTGTACCTGCTGCTACCCGCTGGTGAGGGCAGGATCCTGGGCTACAACAATGGCTTTCACTACCAGGACATAAGCAACGGAAACGGAAACGGAGAGA TCTATTTCAACGGAGTTCGTCTCTTTGTGGAGTCACCCCAGTCCTCAGTGTCAGCCACCAGGGGCAGCAGTGTCACCCTTCCCTGTCACTACCACTATGAGCCTGAACTGGCCACACCACGGAGGACCCGTGTCAAATGGTCCTGGTTACCTGCCAACACCGTCACTACAACTGTTCCCCCTGAGGCCTTCACCAGGGAAACGGAGGTTATGGTCGCCATGGGCAACCGTCACCGCAGCTATGGCAACTTCCAGGGCCGCGTGCGCCTGCGACGTTCTGCGCCTGGGGACATGTCTCTAGTGATCAATGAGCTGCAACTCAATGACACGGGCAGATATCGCTGTGAAGTGATCGACGGTCTGGAAGATGAGAGTGTGAcggtggagctggagctgcggg GTGTGGTGTTCCCCTACTACTCTCAGAAAGGTCGCTACCGTTTTAACTTCTTTGGGGCCCACCAAGCGTGCCAGGATCAGGATGCCACTCTGGCTACATTCGAGCAGCTCTTCACAGCGTGGGAGGAAGGGCTAGACTGGTGTAATGCCGGCTGGTTGGCTGATGGCACCGTGCAGTATCCTATTACAACCCCCCGTGACGGCTGTGGGGGGGCAGATTTAGACCCCGGTTTGCGCAACTACGGTCAACGGCATCGCCTCCTCCACCACTATGATGCTTTCTGCTTCTCGCCTTCTGTCAAAG GGACTGTGTACTTCTTAAATCACCAAACCCAGCTCAACTTCACTGAAGCAGTCCGAGCTTGTGTGAATGATGGAGGTGAAATTGCCAAAGTGGGCCAGATGTACGCTGCATGGAGGCTGATGGGACTGGACCGGTGCGACGCGGGCTGGTTGGCTGATGGAAGTGTCCGTTATCCTATCACAAAGGCGCGCGCTAACTGTGGTCCATCAGAACCAGGCGTCCGTAGCtttggtttcctcccaccctatCTGAAATTTGGTGTCTACTGTTATCGGTAG